Proteins encoded in a region of the Streptomyces akebiae genome:
- a CDS encoding GntR family transcriptional regulator: protein MSRSRNESPEDQQPVDEANDGQARSVPSGGSPAAAAGGRRLALDVHGRLRAMILNGELPPGSVLLQAEMARKLGVSRTPMREAFRLLQEEGLIDARPDQRARVRAVDPEDLDAVYGARIMLETLAVSMTAKSFTAVDIERMSDALKRMQGVTVDEDPDEWHAAHHEFHGIATQAVGPHLQRMLASLGEHSERYIRLAQLGAPTTWGKAYAEHEALLEALRQSDPAEAARVVARHLARTALSVLADIAPEYEPAATRTALGIAANGQS from the coding sequence GTGAGCAGGAGCAGAAACGAGTCCCCCGAGGACCAGCAGCCGGTCGACGAGGCGAACGACGGACAGGCCCGATCCGTGCCGTCGGGCGGAAGCCCCGCGGCCGCCGCGGGCGGCCGCCGCCTGGCTCTCGATGTGCACGGCCGGCTGCGCGCCATGATCCTCAACGGCGAACTGCCTCCGGGGTCGGTACTGCTCCAGGCCGAGATGGCCCGGAAACTGGGCGTCAGCCGTACGCCCATGCGCGAGGCGTTCCGGCTGCTCCAGGAAGAGGGGCTCATCGACGCCCGGCCCGACCAGCGAGCCCGGGTGCGGGCGGTGGACCCCGAGGACCTGGACGCCGTCTACGGCGCTCGCATCATGCTCGAAACGCTCGCCGTCAGCATGACGGCCAAGTCGTTCACGGCCGTGGACATCGAGCGCATGAGTGACGCCCTGAAGCGGATGCAGGGGGTGACCGTCGACGAAGATCCGGACGAGTGGCACGCGGCGCACCACGAGTTCCACGGCATCGCCACCCAGGCGGTGGGGCCCCACCTGCAGCGCATGCTCGCGTCGCTCGGCGAGCACAGCGAGCGTTACATCCGCCTGGCTCAACTGGGCGCGCCCACTACCTGGGGCAAGGCGTACGCCGAGCACGAAGCGCTCCTGGAGGCACTGCGCCAGAGCGACCCGGCCGAAGCGGCACGCGTGGTCGCCCGTCATCTGGCACGCACCGCGCTGAGCGTCCTGGCGGACATCGCCCCCGAGTACGAACCCGCCGCCACCCGGACGGCCCTGGGCATCGCGGCGAACGGCCAGTCCTGA
- a CDS encoding Re/Si-specific NAD(P)(+) transhydrogenase subunit alpha has protein sequence MVQVEPEPQSIGVPAESTAGETRVAATPVTVGRLVALGYHVVVEPGAGESSRFSDAAYQEAGARLGDPWAAEIVLKVNGPSTEEIGRLRDGATLIALISPALNPELVEELARRPVTVLAMDAVPRISRAQSLDVLSSMANIAGYRAVVEAAHAFGRFFTGQVTAAGKVPPAKVLVAGAGVAGLAAIGAARSLGAVVRATDPRPEVAEQVRSLGGEFLTVSAAQEVSTDGYAKATSDDYNRLAERLYTEQAADVDIIITTALVPGRPAPRLITAQDVARMRPGSVIVDMAAAQGGNVEGTVAGKAVVTDNDVTIIGYTDLPGRLPAQASQLYGTNLVNLMKLLTPGKDGRLVLDFDDVVQRSMTVVRDGAKTWPPPPVQVSAAQTSDGAPEPPASSSSEASSKPARPAWSAYALVGAGALALFLVTAFSPSELIGHFTVFVLAIVIGFYVIGQVHHALHTPLMSVTNAISGIVVVGALLQIGHGNTAVTVLSFAAILLASINIFGGFAVTRRMLGMFSKG, from the coding sequence ATGGTCCAAGTGGAACCCGAACCCCAGAGCATCGGCGTCCCGGCCGAGTCCACCGCGGGCGAGACCAGGGTGGCGGCGACGCCGGTCACCGTGGGCAGACTCGTCGCGCTCGGGTACCACGTGGTCGTCGAACCGGGGGCGGGGGAGTCGTCCCGCTTCTCCGACGCGGCCTACCAGGAGGCCGGCGCCCGGCTCGGCGATCCGTGGGCGGCGGAGATCGTGCTCAAGGTGAACGGCCCCTCCACCGAGGAGATCGGCCGACTGCGCGACGGGGCGACGCTGATCGCGCTGATCAGCCCGGCCCTCAACCCGGAACTGGTCGAGGAACTGGCCCGGCGGCCCGTCACCGTCCTCGCCATGGACGCTGTGCCCCGCATCTCCCGGGCCCAGTCGCTGGACGTCCTCAGCTCGATGGCGAACATCGCCGGATACCGTGCCGTCGTCGAGGCCGCCCACGCCTTCGGACGCTTCTTCACCGGCCAGGTGACCGCCGCCGGCAAGGTGCCGCCCGCCAAAGTGCTGGTGGCCGGCGCCGGGGTCGCCGGACTCGCGGCGATCGGTGCGGCCCGCAGCCTCGGCGCCGTGGTCCGCGCCACCGACCCCCGGCCCGAGGTCGCCGAGCAGGTCCGCTCCCTGGGCGGCGAGTTCCTCACGGTCTCCGCCGCACAGGAAGTCAGCACCGACGGCTATGCCAAGGCCACCTCGGACGACTACAACCGGCTCGCCGAGCGGCTGTACACCGAGCAGGCGGCCGACGTCGACATCATCATCACCACCGCGCTCGTCCCGGGCCGTCCGGCGCCCAGGCTGATCACCGCACAGGACGTCGCGCGCATGCGGCCCGGCAGCGTCATCGTCGACATGGCCGCCGCCCAGGGCGGCAACGTCGAGGGCACGGTCGCGGGCAAGGCCGTCGTCACCGACAACGACGTGACGATCATCGGTTACACCGACCTGCCCGGCCGACTCCCCGCCCAGGCCTCCCAGCTGTACGGCACCAACCTCGTCAATCTGATGAAGCTGCTCACCCCCGGCAAGGACGGCCGCCTCGTCCTCGACTTCGACGATGTCGTGCAGCGCTCGATGACCGTGGTCCGCGACGGAGCGAAGACCTGGCCCCCGCCCCCGGTGCAGGTGTCCGCCGCGCAGACCTCCGACGGAGCCCCCGAACCCCCGGCGTCGTCCTCCTCCGAGGCGTCGTCGAAGCCCGCGCGCCCGGCCTGGTCCGCCTACGCCCTCGTCGGTGCCGGAGCACTCGCCCTGTTCCTGGTGACCGCCTTCTCGCCGAGCGAACTCATCGGCCACTTCACGGTGTTCGTGCTGGCCATCGTCATCGGTTTCTACGTCATCGGGCAGGTGCACCACGCGCTGCACACCCCGCTGATGTCGGTCACCAACGCCATCTCAGGGATCGTCGTGGTCGGCGCGCTGCTGCAGATCGGGCACGGGAACACCGCCGTCACCGTGCTGTCGTTCGCCGCGATCCTGCTGGCGAGCATCAACATCTTCGGCGGATTCGCCGTCACCCGCCGCATGCTCGGCATGTTCTCGAAGGGCTGA
- a CDS encoding roadblock/LC7 domain-containing protein produces the protein MTPSTDDSTSEQVKPTDLRTAADDFTWLLDRFATETAGVVDAIAVSSDGLLIAVSQLRDRADSERLAAIVSGITSLAAGVSGNYALGGLNKVIIDLEGGHVLVSAIGNGAVLGVVASKEAKLGNIAYEMTLFANRAGAALTPQLVMELKNNVGSAAAG, from the coding sequence GTGACCCCGTCGACAGATGACAGCACCTCCGAACAGGTGAAGCCCACCGACCTGCGCACCGCAGCGGACGACTTCACCTGGCTGCTCGACCGCTTCGCCACGGAGACCGCCGGCGTCGTCGACGCCATAGCCGTGTCCTCCGACGGGCTGTTGATCGCTGTCTCCCAACTCCGCGACAGGGCCGACTCCGAGCGGCTCGCCGCGATCGTGTCCGGCATCACCAGCCTCGCCGCCGGGGTCTCCGGCAACTACGCGCTGGGCGGCCTCAACAAGGTCATCATCGACCTGGAAGGCGGCCACGTACTGGTCTCCGCCATCGGCAACGGAGCAGTGCTGGGCGTCGTCGCCTCCAAGGAGGCGAAACTGGGCAACATCGCCTACGAGATGACGCTCTTCGCCAACCGCGCCGGAGCCGCGCTCACTCCCCAACTGGTGATGGAGCTGAAGAACAACGTCGGCTCCGCGGCAGCCGGCTGA
- a CDS encoding DUF742 domain-containing protein, producing MAVGGREPHETAEDTRSSPPDPVGRAPAVRPFLLTAGRVSGADTAAPLPIETQIVSTSAGLSVLGALTFERHDIVAACRQPQSVAELAARLRLHLNVVRVLAEDLCAAGHLAVHVPHARIAQDISVLRRVINGLRAVPDSTGTLRDSG from the coding sequence ATGGCCGTCGGTGGGCGAGAACCACATGAGACAGCGGAAGACACTCGGAGCAGCCCGCCGGACCCGGTCGGACGCGCCCCCGCGGTACGGCCGTTCCTGCTGACCGCGGGCCGGGTGTCGGGGGCGGACACGGCGGCCCCCCTCCCGATCGAGACCCAGATCGTGTCGACCTCCGCCGGACTCTCCGTCCTCGGCGCGCTCACCTTCGAACGCCACGACATCGTCGCCGCGTGCCGACAGCCGCAGTCGGTCGCCGAACTGGCCGCCCGTCTGCGACTGCACCTCAACGTGGTCCGGGTGCTCGCCGAGGATCTGTGTGCCGCGGGACACCTGGCGGTCCACGTGCCGCACGCCAGGATCGCCCAGGACATCTCCGTACTGCGAAGGGTCATCAATGGTCTCCGTGCCGTCCCCGACTCCACGGGCACACTCCGCGACAGCGGCTGA
- a CDS encoding substrate-binding domain-containing protein: MHPTRRATAAAVAILVVASAVAGCDSDSTTQVSSAGSREPGCPAVLAEARQAVKAAEDINAPWGGPTRGPDAVPGKTIAYVAQTMTNPGVSGVAKGVQEAAEVIGWDVHTFDGQGTPAGIRSAFAEALASKPSGIVIGGFDPKSVTERADQANAAGIPLIGWHAAATPGPSTDPKLFSNVTTRVEEVAEISADWIIARSAGHAGVVLFTDASIPFAKRKSDLIRKRLATCSDVELLSYEDIPIPEANSRTVDKVASLQSRFGDRWTYSAAINDLYFDHAAPALRAAGHKGGGAPFNIGAGDGDPSAFERINGKQFQSATVPEPLSEQGWQIIDEFNRAFAGEPASGYVAPVHITTANNSGGALSWDSEGYREAYRKIWDK, from the coding sequence GTGCATCCCACCCGCAGAGCGACCGCGGCAGCCGTCGCGATCCTGGTCGTGGCCTCTGCTGTCGCAGGCTGTGACAGCGACTCGACCACCCAGGTGTCCAGCGCCGGTTCGCGGGAGCCGGGTTGCCCTGCCGTCCTCGCCGAGGCGCGACAGGCCGTCAAAGCGGCCGAGGACATCAACGCCCCCTGGGGCGGCCCCACCAGAGGGCCCGACGCGGTCCCCGGCAAGACCATCGCCTACGTCGCCCAGACCATGACCAACCCCGGTGTCTCCGGTGTCGCCAAGGGCGTCCAGGAAGCGGCCGAGGTCATCGGCTGGGACGTGCACACCTTCGACGGTCAGGGCACGCCCGCCGGGATCCGGAGTGCCTTCGCCGAAGCCCTAGCCTCCAAACCCTCCGGCATCGTCATCGGCGGATTCGACCCCAAGTCCGTGACCGAGCGGGCCGATCAGGCGAACGCCGCCGGCATCCCGCTCATCGGCTGGCACGCCGCGGCCACCCCAGGCCCCAGCACGGATCCGAAGCTCTTCAGCAACGTCACCACCAGGGTCGAGGAGGTCGCGGAGATCAGCGCCGACTGGATCATCGCCCGGTCAGCCGGCCACGCCGGCGTGGTGCTGTTCACCGACGCCTCCATACCGTTCGCCAAGCGGAAGTCCGATCTGATCAGGAAGAGACTCGCCACCTGCTCCGACGTGGAACTGCTCAGCTACGAGGACATCCCCATCCCGGAGGCCAACAGCCGCACCGTCGACAAGGTCGCCTCCCTCCAATCCCGCTTCGGCGACAGATGGACCTACTCCGCCGCCATCAACGACCTGTACTTCGACCACGCGGCACCGGCGCTGCGTGCCGCTGGTCACAAGGGCGGCGGCGCCCCCTTCAACATCGGTGCCGGTGACGGCGATCCGTCGGCCTTCGAGCGGATCAACGGCAAGCAGTTCCAGTCCGCCACCGTTCCCGAGCCGCTGTCCGAACAGGGATGGCAGATCATCGACGAGTTCAACCGCGCCTTCGCGGGCGAGCCGGCCAGCGGTTATGTCGCCCCCGTCCACATCACCACCGCGAACAACAGCGGCGGCGCGCTGTCCTGGGACTCGGAGGGTTACCGTGAGGCCTACCGCAAGATCTGGGACAAGTAA
- a CDS encoding GTP-binding protein — protein sequence MVSVPSPTPRAHSATAAEQARQQPPLPVKLVIAGGFGVGKTTTVGAISEIRPLTTEAAITEVAAGVDDLTHTPDKTTTTVAMDFGCITLDPTLKLYLFGTPGQDRFGFMWDDIVDGALGALVIVDTRRLDDCYAAVDYFEHRRIPFAVAVNAFDGEIEHDLDEVRWALDVAEHVPLVVFDARRTGSVRDALLVVLDVALSRAEAAAAT from the coding sequence ATGGTCTCCGTGCCGTCCCCGACTCCACGGGCACACTCCGCGACAGCGGCTGAGCAGGCGCGGCAACAGCCGCCGCTGCCGGTCAAGCTGGTCATCGCCGGCGGCTTCGGGGTCGGCAAGACCACCACCGTGGGCGCGATCTCCGAGATACGGCCCCTCACCACGGAAGCCGCCATCACCGAGGTCGCCGCAGGCGTCGACGACCTCACCCACACACCCGACAAGACCACCACCACCGTCGCCATGGACTTCGGCTGCATCACCCTCGACCCGACTCTGAAGCTGTACCTGTTCGGAACTCCGGGCCAGGACCGCTTCGGCTTCATGTGGGACGACATCGTCGACGGCGCCCTGGGGGCGCTGGTCATCGTCGACACCCGCCGCCTCGACGACTGCTACGCCGCCGTCGACTACTTCGAGCACAGACGCATCCCCTTCGCCGTCGCCGTCAACGCCTTCGACGGAGAGATCGAGCACGACCTGGACGAGGTGAGGTGGGCACTGGACGTCGCCGAGCACGTACCTCTGGTCGTCTTCGACGCCCGCAGGACCGGCTCGGTCCGAGACGCCCTCCTCGTCGTGCTCGACGTCGCCCTCTCCCGCGCCGAAGCGGCCGCGGCGACATGA
- a CDS encoding ATP-binding protein translates to MPTDAVEPPPGRRDRTPPFRRKSGAFLARWPFRRKLNVLVIAPIAVVGALLTIGVTDQMEQARGADRVAELVRDSEQVATLINDVQAEHRLALLLSVQYEATRPGDARPSTSAYREAQRATDAQVAAVRSAFGSSLPAEEKQALEYITGLDILREKLGRDYVPAANIDPAYAAAVGYLIDGIGLDRFSTTSTSPVTNLLDTILRADAAHAAFESAVFSAQTPDANALTEYTRAAGAHELYTYQADRFSRIATPGQVLSMAGIERSAETNGITSQFAELQIEPGALQSQTTRELRKKITTGERQAATRLGITRTLIEQTAARADSASASALYKAWILLGVALLGFAAWLGFCVLVRRSVIRPLTALTGSAQQVVEAADEELARVGDDELADSAPFSPRAIPVPVRDEIGELAEAFNRVQVTAAALLERQVLSRRNIAEMFGNVGRRVSNLTTRQLLLIDAVEREETDPDLLDRLYRIDHIAVRLQRNADSLMLLAGIRETDVEARPTTLADAIRSGLGRIEGYQRVSLRSETDVTVGPDIIGDLTLLLAELMENAVSFSPSDTTVEVVVRPGTDVTKDGGALIEVIDHGLGMSAERLAEENARLVRRERLDLVPTKVLGLFVVGSLARNLGLQVTLSRTSGGGVTSTVWIPSTLLLTMSPLDTAPAASDLAPPAARSTTTPEPKPERKTVVPVPATGTTPERRPIVRSPRSDLPRRIPPHGGTTRADTLDTADGPPPAATTRPLRRRVRGATLSVATLAADRGVTADRQPADADAVRAELDEFEAAVRRAEQDSAAPPQTPDTTATRENLRSPEGDRQ, encoded by the coding sequence GTGCCCACGGACGCAGTGGAGCCGCCGCCCGGACGCCGGGACCGGACTCCTCCGTTCCGCAGGAAGTCGGGAGCATTTCTCGCCCGGTGGCCGTTCCGGCGGAAACTCAACGTCCTCGTCATCGCACCCATCGCCGTTGTCGGCGCGCTGCTCACCATCGGCGTCACCGACCAGATGGAGCAGGCCCGCGGCGCCGACCGGGTCGCGGAACTCGTGCGCGACAGCGAGCAGGTCGCGACCCTCATCAACGACGTACAGGCCGAACACCGGCTGGCACTGCTGCTGTCCGTGCAGTACGAGGCGACCCGCCCCGGAGACGCCCGGCCGTCCACCAGCGCCTACCGCGAGGCACAGCGGGCCACCGACGCACAAGTCGCCGCCGTGCGCTCCGCGTTCGGGTCGAGCCTGCCGGCCGAGGAGAAGCAGGCTCTCGAATACATCACCGGTCTGGACATCCTGCGCGAGAAGCTCGGCCGGGACTACGTGCCCGCGGCCAACATCGATCCCGCCTACGCCGCCGCCGTCGGCTACCTGATCGACGGCATCGGGCTCGACCGCTTCTCCACGACCTCGACGTCCCCGGTCACCAACCTGCTGGACACGATCCTGCGCGCCGACGCGGCCCACGCGGCGTTCGAGAGCGCGGTGTTCTCCGCCCAGACCCCGGACGCGAACGCCCTCACCGAGTACACCCGCGCGGCCGGCGCCCACGAGCTGTACACCTACCAGGCGGACCGCTTCAGCCGGATCGCCACGCCGGGGCAGGTGCTGAGCATGGCCGGCATCGAGCGCAGCGCCGAGACGAACGGCATCACCTCCCAGTTCGCGGAACTCCAGATCGAACCGGGCGCGCTGCAGTCGCAGACGACGCGGGAACTGCGCAAGAAGATCACCACCGGCGAGCGGCAGGCCGCGACCCGTCTCGGCATCACCCGGACACTGATCGAGCAGACTGCCGCACGAGCCGACTCCGCGTCCGCGAGTGCCCTGTACAAGGCATGGATTCTGCTCGGTGTGGCGTTGCTCGGCTTCGCCGCGTGGCTGGGGTTCTGCGTGCTGGTGCGACGCTCGGTGATCCGTCCCCTCACGGCCCTGACGGGATCGGCCCAGCAGGTGGTCGAGGCCGCCGACGAGGAGCTCGCCCGGGTCGGGGACGACGAGCTCGCCGACAGCGCCCCGTTCAGCCCTCGGGCGATTCCGGTCCCGGTGCGCGACGAGATCGGCGAGCTGGCCGAGGCCTTCAACCGCGTGCAGGTCACCGCCGCCGCGCTGCTGGAGCGGCAGGTGCTCAGCCGCCGCAACATCGCCGAGATGTTCGGCAACGTCGGTCGCAGGGTCAGCAATCTGACAACACGCCAGCTGCTGCTGATCGACGCCGTCGAACGCGAGGAGACCGACCCCGACCTCCTCGACCGGCTCTACCGCATCGACCACATCGCCGTACGGCTCCAGCGCAACGCCGACAGCCTGATGCTGCTCGCCGGAATCCGGGAGACCGACGTCGAGGCACGGCCGACCACCCTGGCCGACGCCATACGCTCCGGACTCGGCCGCATCGAGGGATACCAGCGGGTGTCCCTGCGCTCGGAGACGGATGTCACCGTGGGGCCCGACATCATCGGCGACCTGACCCTGTTGCTCGCCGAACTGATGGAGAACGCGGTCTCCTTCTCCCCGTCCGACACCACCGTCGAGGTGGTCGTCCGGCCCGGCACCGACGTCACCAAGGACGGCGGGGCACTGATCGAGGTCATCGACCACGGCCTCGGCATGAGCGCGGAACGCCTCGCGGAGGAGAACGCCCGCCTCGTCCGCCGGGAACGCCTCGACCTGGTACCGACCAAGGTGCTCGGCCTCTTCGTGGTCGGCAGCCTCGCCCGCAACCTGGGGCTCCAGGTGACCCTGAGCCGTACCTCGGGCGGCGGCGTCACCAGCACCGTCTGGATCCCGTCCACGCTCCTGCTGACGATGAGCCCGCTGGACACCGCACCGGCTGCCTCCGACCTTGCGCCACCCGCGGCACGGTCCACGACGACGCCCGAACCGAAGCCGGAGCGGAAGACCGTCGTACCCGTGCCGGCCACCGGCACCACCCCCGAGCGGCGGCCGATCGTCCGGTCCCCGCGAAGTGACCTGCCCCGGCGCATCCCGCCCCACGGCGGCACGACCAGGGCCGACACCCTCGACACCGCCGACGGACCTCCCCCGGCCGCGACGACCCGGCCACTGCGGCGCCGTGTGCGCGGCGCGACCCTCTCCGTGGCCACCCTCGCCGCGGACCGGGGCGTCACGGCGGACCGGCAACCCGCCGACGCCGACGCCGTCCGCGCGGAGCTGGACGAGTTCGAGGCTGCCGTACGCAGAGCCGAACAGGACAGCGCCGCGCCCCCGCAGACGCCCGACACCACCGCGACACGGGAAAACCTCAGAAGTCCAGAAGGAGACCGGCAGTGA
- a CDS encoding ABC transporter substrate-binding protein, with the protein MPPALSALRPPGGSTRHLTVGVFPGAGTVHLHHALHRGHFRQAGLEVTLVPVVSSDQQLAGWNDDDFDLMHTSPDHLLRGLLKRDPVALRAEGMGELAVHRRPGAPQPTDRWAVDNAHSAFAFVLRAVLADVADSPVADDQLVPVGGTLQRFRALLTDAVDGTTLHPPFDVLAAEQGFPRVGGHLQVAPDLITNVVVAPRETATAWYTRAYAEVCRRSTEELLASGEPGIEAALLRQGLPETVVRAALPGLLGPAGLATPPEVTPRGMEAVADLRRRFTSDWRPAGPLTSLIGPQDADTNAHQPTVGQA; encoded by the coding sequence ATGCCTCCCGCGCTGAGCGCACTCCGTCCGCCCGGCGGGTCCACCCGACACCTGACGGTGGGTGTCTTCCCCGGCGCCGGCACCGTGCACCTCCACCACGCCCTCCACCGCGGACACTTCCGGCAGGCAGGGCTGGAAGTGACCCTGGTGCCGGTCGTCTCCTCCGACCAGCAGCTGGCCGGCTGGAACGACGACGACTTCGACCTCATGCACACCTCTCCCGACCACCTGCTGCGCGGCCTGCTGAAGCGGGATCCGGTGGCCCTCCGGGCCGAGGGCATGGGCGAACTGGCGGTGCACCGGCGTCCCGGAGCACCGCAGCCGACGGACCGCTGGGCGGTCGACAACGCGCACAGCGCCTTCGCGTTCGTGCTGCGCGCCGTGCTCGCCGACGTCGCCGACTCCCCGGTGGCCGATGACCAACTCGTCCCCGTCGGGGGTACGTTGCAGAGGTTCCGGGCCCTGCTGACCGACGCCGTGGACGGGACCACACTGCACCCGCCGTTCGACGTCCTGGCCGCCGAGCAGGGGTTCCCCCGCGTAGGCGGCCACCTCCAGGTCGCACCCGACCTCATCACCAACGTGGTGGTCGCCCCGCGAGAGACCGCCACCGCGTGGTACACCCGGGCCTATGCCGAGGTCTGCCGCAGGAGCACCGAGGAGTTGCTGGCCTCCGGTGAACCGGGCATCGAGGCCGCCCTGCTGCGACAGGGCCTGCCCGAAACCGTCGTGCGGGCCGCGCTCCCCGGCCTCCTGGGGCCCGCCGGCCTGGCGACTCCACCCGAGGTGACCCCGCGCGGCATGGAGGCGGTGGCCGACCTGCGTCGCCGCTTCACCTCCGACTGGCGACCCGCAGGCCCGCTCACGTCCCTGATCGGCCCGCAGGACGCGGACACGAACGCACACCAGCCGACCGTGGGACAGGCCTGA
- a CDS encoding VOC family protein, with amino-acid sequence MFGKTQAFSGFAVDDLGEARRFYGETLGLRVEETGQGDMRMLTLTLGSGARVFVYPKETHTPATFTLLNFPVDDIESAVDELVRRGVDLERYPEFDHDEKGIVRVGDGGPAAIAWFTDPAGNVLSVLQEN; translated from the coding sequence ATGTTCGGAAAGACACAGGCGTTCAGCGGCTTCGCGGTCGACGACCTCGGCGAGGCCCGCCGGTTCTACGGGGAGACTCTCGGGCTGCGGGTGGAGGAGACCGGGCAGGGGGACATGCGCATGCTGACCCTGACACTCGGCAGCGGCGCGCGTGTCTTCGTCTACCCGAAGGAGACGCACACCCCCGCGACGTTCACGCTGCTCAACTTCCCCGTGGACGACATCGAGTCCGCCGTCGACGAACTGGTGCGGCGCGGCGTCGACCTTGAGCGCTATCCCGAATTCGACCACGACGAGAAGGGCATCGTCCGGGTCGGCGACGGCGGACCCGCGGCGATCGCGTGGTTCACCGACCCCGCCGGGAACGTCCTCTCCGTGCTCCAGGAGAACTGA
- the pntB gene encoding Re/Si-specific NAD(P)(+) transhydrogenase subunit beta, producing the protein MTTVTAAEAAYVVAALLFILSLAGLSRHRTSRSGVVWGITGMAIALAATVGLASRSITATGLVLIAVATALGAGIGLWRARVVEMTGMPELIAIMHSLVGLAAAFVGWNGYLDVDPELTGSLLGIHHAEVFIGVFIGAVTFTGSVVAYLKLSARIDSRPLVLPGKHVLNVSALVAFVVLTVAFVARPGMGLLIAVTVIALALGAHLVASIGGGDMPVVVSMLNSYSGWAAAASGFLLANNLLIVTGALVGSSGAYLSYIMCRAMNRSFLSVIAGGFGTPAAADDGEQGEHREINAEETAELLRDASSVIIAPGYGMAVAQAQYPVAELARKLRERGVEVRFGIHPVAGRLPGHMNVLLAEASVPYDIVLEMDEINDDFPATSVVLVIGANDTVNPAAIDNPASPIAGMPVLHVWEAAHVVVFKRSMAVGYAGVQNPLFFRENTQMLFGDAKQRVEDIVRGLDALDAPVPEMAATSR; encoded by the coding sequence ATGACCACCGTCACGGCCGCAGAAGCCGCCTACGTCGTCGCCGCGTTGCTGTTCATCCTCAGCCTCGCCGGGCTCTCCCGGCACCGGACGTCCCGCTCGGGAGTCGTCTGGGGCATCACGGGCATGGCCATCGCCCTGGCCGCCACCGTCGGGCTCGCCTCCCGGAGCATCACGGCCACCGGCCTCGTCCTGATCGCCGTCGCCACCGCCCTCGGCGCGGGCATCGGACTGTGGCGTGCCCGGGTCGTCGAGATGACCGGCATGCCCGAACTGATCGCCATCATGCACAGCCTCGTCGGCCTCGCCGCCGCGTTCGTCGGCTGGAACGGCTACCTCGACGTCGACCCGGAGCTGACCGGGTCCCTGCTGGGCATCCACCACGCCGAGGTGTTCATCGGCGTGTTCATCGGCGCCGTCACCTTCACCGGCTCCGTCGTCGCGTACCTGAAGCTCTCGGCCCGCATCGACTCCCGGCCCCTCGTGCTGCCCGGCAAGCACGTCCTCAACGTGAGCGCCCTGGTCGCCTTCGTCGTGCTCACCGTCGCCTTCGTGGCCCGCCCCGGCATGGGCCTGCTCATCGCCGTCACCGTGATCGCGCTCGCCCTCGGCGCGCACCTGGTCGCGTCCATCGGCGGCGGTGACATGCCCGTCGTGGTCTCCATGCTCAACAGCTACTCCGGCTGGGCCGCGGCGGCCTCAGGTTTCCTCCTCGCCAACAACCTCCTCATCGTCACCGGCGCGCTCGTCGGCTCCTCCGGTGCCTACCTCTCGTACATCATGTGCAGGGCGATGAACCGCTCCTTCCTCTCGGTGATCGCGGGCGGCTTCGGCACCCCCGCGGCGGCCGACGACGGCGAGCAGGGCGAACACCGGGAGATCAACGCCGAGGAGACGGCGGAGCTGCTGCGCGACGCCTCCTCGGTGATCATCGCGCCCGGCTACGGCATGGCGGTCGCCCAGGCGCAGTACCCGGTGGCCGAACTGGCCCGCAAACTGCGTGAGCGGGGCGTCGAGGTGCGCTTCGGCATCCACCCCGTCGCCGGTCGGCTGCCCGGCCACATGAACGTGCTGCTCGCCGAGGCCAGCGTGCCGTACGACATCGTCCTCGAAATGGACGAGATCAACGACGACTTCCCCGCCACCTCGGTCGTCCTCGTCATCGGCGCCAACGACACCGTCAACCCGGCCGCCATCGACAACCCGGCCAGTCCCATCGCCGGCATGCCCGTGCTGCACGTGTGGGAGGCCGCCCATGTGGTGGTCTTCAAGCGGTCCATGGCCGTCGGCTACGCGGGCGTGCAGAACCCGCTGTTCTTCCGTGAGAACACCCAGATGCTCTTCGGCGACGCCAAGCAGCGGGTGGAGGACATCGTGCGCGGCCTCGACGCCCTCGACGCACCGGTGCCGGAGATGGCCGCCACGTCGCGCTGA